One part of the Salmo salar chromosome ssa10, Ssal_v3.1, whole genome shotgun sequence genome encodes these proteins:
- the igfbp3 gene encoding insulin-like growth factor-binding protein 3 isoform X1, translated as MPGLCVLCLTAVLAAFTRFAETVGPVVRCEPCDAGALMECKPLPKDCAERVREPGCGCCLSCALAEGQACGVYTGRCGSGLICQFQPGETRPLQALLEGRGACSSAASKKLNTFLLPAQKQENTSGEQAGAGAERRANGTMTTTTTVAVGAVGVEGGGGGHRGAIEAKPPLHTKLDVIKKEQNKKSQSYKVESVSGGVISDMHNFSLDNKRETEYGPCRREMESILNSLKISNVLNPRGFRIPNCDKKGFYKKKQCRPS; from the exons ATGCCCGGTCTATGCGTGCTTTGTCTCACTGCGGTGCTCGCTGCATTCACCCGGTTCGCGGAGACCGTGGGACCGGTGGTCCGATGCGAGCCGTGTGACGCCGGGGCTCTTATGGAGTGCAAGCCGCTGCCAAAAGACTGCGCAGAGAGGGTGCGGGAGCCCGGCTGCGGGTGCTGTCTGTCGTGCGCCCTTGCTGAGGGTCAGGCGTGTGGAGTGTACACCGGGCGCTGTGGCTCCGGGCTGATTTGTCAGTTCCAACCCGGGGAGACCCGACCACTGCAAGCCTTGCTAGAGGGAAGGGGAGCGTGCTCCAGCGCCGCGTCCAAAAAACTCAACACCTTTCTGCTCCCCGCGCAGAAACAAG AGAACACAAGCGGGGAGCAGGCCGGGGCAGGGGCTGAACGGCGTGCCAACGGCACCATGACGACGACCACAACGGTGGCGGTGGGCGCGGTAGGTGTGGAAGGCGGAGGTGGTGGACATCGGGGGGCGATAGAAGCCAAACCGCCACTGCACACCAAGCTAGACGTGATCAAGAAGGAGCAGAATAAGAAGAGCCAGAGCTACAAGGTGGAGTCAGTGTCTGGGGGAGTCATCTCCGACATGCACAACTTCTCCCTGGATAACAAAAGGGAGACCGAGTAT GGCCCAtgcaggagagagatggaaagcaTCCTGAACAGTCTTAAAATCTCCAATGTGCTCAACCCCAGAGGCTTCCGCATCCCTAACTGTGACAAAAAGGGCTTCTACAAGAAAAAACAA tg ccgtccttcctaa